The following are encoded in a window of Brevibacillus ruminantium genomic DNA:
- a CDS encoding aldehyde dehydrogenase family protein encodes MDQIPILRPAGEYLSEDKTIITGVNHEPIAEMSLAPPLLLQMIVNELKKAATQPYAQRVAAISKAGEIFAEGIVQGETPEAFCLKQAKATGVPISVVTRSLGEMKTYMNNISKVVESQRPQGASRLLEGLDLESGSSAFWMPRGKTLTVIAPSNHPMTHVSWIQALAFGLHVIIRPGSRDPFTPLRLIRSLLLAGLEPTQLAYVPCSYANAEKMINATDLSIIYGNEKTVASYRNHPHVLVRGPGRSKILVDVEEVTDEVIDVLAASVAADGGVRCTNVSAIFVHNHFHEVAEALAEKLAKIPVFPSNHPKSQLPSVPAAEAKKIRQSLEALMGDAQDLCCPYYPDGPVSYAEDGSAILRPSVILSNGHTSPGFGMELPFPCVWLSPWEENDGIEPLKDSLCVTLLTENKHLVRQSLEDHTIRKVFWGRIPTWYSTPYIPHDGYVSEFLLESKGFVKEGGGYFS; translated from the coding sequence ATGGATCAGATTCCGATCCTGAGGCCCGCCGGAGAGTATCTATCCGAAGACAAAACAATCATTACCGGGGTAAATCATGAACCGATTGCCGAAATGAGCCTCGCTCCCCCTTTGTTGCTGCAGATGATTGTGAACGAACTGAAGAAAGCGGCGACACAGCCTTACGCACAGAGGGTAGCGGCTATATCCAAAGCCGGAGAAATTTTTGCGGAAGGAATTGTTCAGGGAGAGACGCCGGAAGCGTTTTGCTTGAAACAGGCCAAAGCAACGGGTGTACCGATCAGTGTGGTCACACGCAGTCTTGGCGAAATGAAAACGTACATGAATAACATTTCAAAGGTTGTGGAGAGTCAGCGTCCACAAGGTGCATCCCGTTTATTGGAAGGTTTGGATCTTGAAAGCGGCTCTTCGGCATTCTGGATGCCGCGGGGAAAAACATTGACCGTCATCGCACCGAGTAACCATCCGATGACGCATGTAAGCTGGATACAGGCGCTTGCCTTTGGGCTGCACGTGATCATTCGTCCAGGAAGCAGAGATCCTTTTACCCCCTTGCGCCTTATCCGCAGTCTGCTGCTGGCTGGTTTGGAACCGACCCAGTTGGCCTACGTTCCATGCTCATACGCAAATGCTGAAAAGATGATAAATGCAACAGACTTATCCATCATTTACGGAAATGAAAAAACGGTAGCAAGCTATCGAAATCATCCCCATGTCCTGGTCAGAGGCCCGGGCCGTTCGAAAATTCTTGTCGATGTGGAGGAAGTGACTGATGAGGTAATCGACGTATTAGCAGCTTCGGTTGCTGCAGATGGCGGAGTGAGATGCACCAATGTCAGTGCGATCTTTGTTCACAATCATTTTCATGAGGTGGCGGAAGCACTCGCTGAAAAGCTGGCCAAGATCCCGGTTTTCCCTTCCAACCATCCAAAGTCTCAGCTTCCAAGCGTTCCCGCAGCCGAAGCGAAGAAGATCCGGCAATCACTGGAAGCGTTGATGGGCGATGCGCAGGATCTCTGCTGCCCATACTATCCGGACGGTCCTGTCTCGTACGCTGAAGATGGATCGGCAATCCTGCGCCCGTCCGTAATATTGTCGAACGGTCATACTTCCCCTGGATTTGGAATGGAGCTGCCATTTCCTTGTGTCTGGCTCTCACCATGGGAGGAGAATGATGGCATTGAGCCATTAAAAGACTCCCTGTGCGTTACATTGCTAACTGAAAACAAGCATCTCGTCAGGCAATCACTGGAAGACCATACCATCCGTAAAGTTTTTTGGGGAAGGATACCTACCTGGTATAGTACCCCTTACATTCCGCATGACGGATATGTAAGTGAATTTTTGTTGGAATCAAAGGGTTTTGTCAAAGAGGGCGGGGGATATTTTTCATGA
- a CDS encoding phenylacetate--CoA ligase family protein — protein sequence MNDIFNRDFNDLPDLDELIVETMRWHFSSKTGSPFWLSYRKQLDFDPLTDIKTVEDLKRFPDVSTLWRDIPVRDLIPQGCLTDEWRFLVFESGGTTGAPKRIIEMNSRKRGVEWVNHVLQMHQFPDDGDWIHIGPAGPHAVGRSVGLLAQMRKKLCYYIDFDPRWVKLCIKNKKAEEVKLYIDHVIEQAASILETQPVSVIFATPPVLEEICSRPKTLDLFRKRAKAIIWSGTSISDETLRLLEEEFFPDSKIMGLYGNTMMGIAIQRPPHPGDLDRCVFQTFYPYCFIDVVDPENLQQTVEYGKAGQVKVTLLSRELFLPNNLERDVAVRNQATDVFKSDGLSKVKVLKNQQQSIIEGVY from the coding sequence ATGAACGATATTTTCAATCGAGATTTCAATGATTTGCCTGATCTTGACGAGCTGATTGTTGAGACCATGCGGTGGCATTTCAGTTCAAAAACAGGATCACCTTTTTGGCTCTCTTACAGGAAACAGCTCGATTTCGATCCGCTTACAGACATAAAAACGGTTGAAGACCTCAAACGCTTTCCGGATGTAAGCACCTTGTGGCGAGACATTCCGGTTCGAGATTTGATCCCTCAGGGATGCTTAACCGATGAGTGGAGATTCCTGGTCTTCGAAAGCGGAGGAACGACTGGCGCCCCCAAAAGAATTATTGAGATGAACTCGAGGAAAAGAGGGGTCGAGTGGGTCAATCATGTACTGCAGATGCATCAGTTTCCCGATGATGGGGATTGGATACATATTGGCCCTGCTGGACCGCATGCGGTAGGAAGATCTGTCGGTTTATTGGCGCAGATGAGAAAGAAACTGTGCTACTACATTGATTTTGACCCCAGATGGGTGAAACTGTGCATAAAAAACAAGAAGGCAGAGGAAGTCAAACTCTATATTGACCACGTGATAGAACAAGCGGCAAGCATCCTGGAAACACAGCCGGTATCCGTCATTTTTGCTACCCCTCCGGTGTTGGAAGAGATTTGTTCACGGCCAAAGACGCTGGATTTATTCAGGAAACGGGCCAAAGCCATTATCTGGAGCGGAACAAGTATATCCGATGAAACGCTTCGGCTGCTGGAGGAAGAATTCTTTCCTGATTCAAAAATAATGGGTCTCTACGGAAATACGATGATGGGAATTGCGATCCAACGGCCACCCCACCCAGGTGATTTGGACCGGTGTGTTTTTCAGACATTTTATCCGTACTGCTTCATAGATGTGGTCGATCCTGAAAATCTGCAGCAAACAGTAGAGTACGGAAAAGCAGGGCAAGTGAAAGTAACCCTGCTCAGTCGGGAATTATTTCTCCCCAATAACCTGGAGCGGGATGTGGCTGTAAGAAATCAGGCAACGGATGTTTTCAAGTCGGATGGTCTTTCGAAGGTGAAAGTTCTGAAGAATCAGCAGCAAAGCATTATTGAAGGGGTGTACTGA
- a CDS encoding anthranilate synthase component II: protein MIFVLDNYDSFVYNLVQYFGCLGIDSVVRRNDQTTIEEIQRLNPTAILISPGPCSPSEAGLSMEVIRRFAGEIPILGVCLGHQAIGQVFGAAIRRAKQPMHGKVSLITHDRSGVFANLENPLQVVRYHSLVIDRDTLPDELEITALSDDGEIMGIRHKTFPIHGVQFHPESIFTSQGMKMLDSFIATVKMLRPQLHL from the coding sequence TTGATCTTTGTTCTGGATAACTACGATTCCTTTGTCTATAACCTCGTCCAATACTTTGGTTGCTTGGGGATAGATTCGGTGGTCAGGCGAAATGATCAAACGACTATCGAAGAAATTCAGCGCTTGAATCCAACGGCCATTCTCATTTCGCCGGGGCCGTGCAGCCCGAGCGAAGCGGGGCTTTCTATGGAAGTGATTCGGCGCTTTGCCGGGGAAATTCCCATCCTTGGCGTTTGTTTGGGACATCAAGCGATTGGTCAGGTATTCGGAGCGGCGATCAGAAGGGCCAAACAACCGATGCATGGCAAGGTATCTCTTATTACCCATGATCGCAGCGGGGTGTTTGCAAACCTGGAGAATCCCCTGCAGGTGGTTCGCTACCACTCTCTGGTCATTGACCGCGACACGCTTCCTGACGAGCTGGAAATTACGGCTCTTTCCGATGACGGTGAAATCATGGGGATTCGTCACAAAACCTTCCCGATCCATGGCGTGCAGTTTCATCCGGAGTCGATATTTACTTCACAGGGAATGAAGATGCTTGACAGCTTTATTGCGACCGTCAAGATGTTACGTCCACAGCTTCATCTATAA